In the genome of Phycisphaerales bacterium, one region contains:
- a CDS encoding methyltransferase domain-containing protein translates to MIYLPRNVRLSAADELTRYRLHRNDVHDPGYLRFLAPLADVVLRATTAAARGLDFGCGPGAAFGRMLEDAGRTVRSYDPLFAPDEQVWARTYDFIVASEVFEHLYHPRDELNRRFGVLRPGGVLGVMTSFVPVCG, encoded by the coding sequence TTGATTTATCTTCCGCGTAACGTGCGACTCTCCGCGGCCGATGAGCTCACGCGTTACCGGTTGCACCGCAACGACGTCCATGATCCCGGCTATCTGCGGTTCCTTGCCCCCCTCGCGGACGTGGTTCTGAGAGCGACAACTGCTGCTGCGCGCGGACTCGACTTCGGGTGCGGTCCGGGGGCGGCGTTTGGACGAATGCTGGAGGACGCGGGGCGTACAGTGAGATCGTACGATCCATTATTCGCACCGGATGAACAGGTCTGGGCGCGCACCTATGACTTCATCGTGGCTTCCGAGGTTTTCGAACACTTGTATCATCCACGCGACGAGTTGAACCGACGGTTCGGTGTGCTGCGACCCGGTGGCGTACTGGGAGTGATGACGAGCTTTGTGCCCGTGTGCGGCTGA
- a CDS encoding family 10 glycosylhydrolase: MKQVALWWILAMGGILLASGLTAARASDPPEFRAFWADAFQVGFKSTSQINALVNRAVAGRYNAIIAEVLAFHDTGGNGRGAYWNSSIVPRASDIPAGFDPLAYLITQAHANGLEVHAWLVPFRVSSTWPPNGNALLAAHPEWLMVPSGDMGNGPARVGGYYTLDAGSPDAQEYLVSIVRELVSNYALDGINLDYVRYVQTDAGYPADANYNASSLARFRTLRWFVGTPPPTGVVAWNDFRRRGIDEFVRRLRAEIPLITQNPRQPVRLSADLICFGNAPANFTSSDAYNLFQNWRMWLELGWLDAGIPMNYKRDYISTQATWYRNWVDAAVNWRYQRHIFQGQATYLNPKADSVAQLLYARQAGSNGMVTYSYVGTADENMDGNWENDWTWYSYISGNLFTQTAPTPGMPWRHSATATEGTLFGRAADPATGTPIDGALIQVGHLPAVETDGNGYFVVTMIPAAPGGSVYQVSGVRWDCPEITLYNVVVWPGTISVQDMGLCSSFVPGDMNGDGLVNLQDLPLYLFCLQGPGLGYGDGTLCRAGDADGNATVDLADLAVFQQLFAR, translated from the coding sequence GTGAAGCAGGTAGCACTTTGGTGGATACTGGCGATGGGCGGAATCCTGCTCGCTAGCGGCTTGACCGCGGCACGAGCGAGCGACCCGCCCGAGTTTCGAGCGTTCTGGGCCGATGCCTTCCAGGTCGGATTCAAAAGCACTTCCCAGATCAACGCGCTGGTGAACCGCGCGGTCGCCGGTCGCTACAACGCGATCATCGCCGAAGTGCTTGCTTTTCATGATACTGGCGGCAATGGCCGCGGGGCCTACTGGAACTCCAGCATTGTGCCGCGCGCTTCAGACATTCCAGCCGGATTTGACCCGCTCGCTTACCTGATCACCCAAGCCCATGCCAATGGGCTGGAAGTGCATGCGTGGCTCGTCCCGTTCCGGGTCAGCTCTACATGGCCCCCCAACGGGAACGCTCTGCTCGCCGCCCACCCCGAGTGGCTGATGGTGCCGAGCGGCGACATGGGAAACGGACCCGCGCGGGTTGGCGGCTACTACACCCTCGACGCCGGCTCTCCGGATGCTCAGGAGTACCTTGTCAGCATCGTACGAGAACTGGTCAGCAACTACGCCCTCGACGGCATCAACCTCGATTATGTCCGGTATGTCCAGACCGACGCCGGCTATCCTGCGGACGCGAACTACAACGCCTCCTCCCTCGCCCGTTTTCGCACGCTGCGCTGGTTCGTCGGTACCCCCCCACCCACCGGTGTCGTGGCCTGGAACGACTTTCGGCGCCGCGGTATTGATGAGTTTGTGCGGCGACTGCGAGCCGAGATTCCACTCATCACCCAGAACCCGCGCCAGCCCGTTCGCCTCTCCGCCGACCTGATCTGCTTCGGCAATGCACCCGCGAACTTCACCTCATCCGACGCCTACAACCTGTTCCAGAACTGGCGGATGTGGCTGGAGCTTGGCTGGCTGGATGCCGGCATCCCGATGAACTACAAGCGCGACTATATCAGCACCCAGGCCACCTGGTACCGCAACTGGGTCGATGCCGCGGTCAACTGGCGTTATCAGCGCCACATCTTCCAGGGGCAGGCCACCTATTTGAATCCCAAAGCCGACAGCGTGGCGCAGCTTCTCTACGCGCGCCAAGCAGGTTCCAACGGCATGGTTACCTACTCCTACGTGGGGACGGCCGACGAGAATATGGACGGCAACTGGGAGAACGACTGGACCTGGTATAGCTACATCAGCGGCAATCTCTTCACGCAGACGGCCCCAACCCCCGGCATGCCGTGGCGGCATTCGGCAACGGCTACCGAGGGGACCCTTTTCGGGCGTGCCGCCGATCCTGCAACCGGCACTCCGATCGACGGTGCCCTCATCCAGGTCGGCCACCTGCCGGCCGTCGAAACCGACGGCAACGGATACTTCGTGGTCACGATGATCCCGGCAGCACCGGGCGGCAGCGTTTACCAGGTCTCAGGGGTACGGTGGGATTGTCCGGAGATCACGCTTTACAACGTGGTCGTCTGGCCAGGTACGATCAGTGTACAGGATATGGGCCTGTGCAGCAGTTTCGTACCGGGCGACATGAACGGCGACGGACTCGTCAACTTGCAGGACCTGCCGCTGTACCTGTTCTGCTTGCAGGGTCCTGGGCTGGGTTATGGTGATGGCACCCTTTGTCGCGCTGGAGATGCCGACGGCAATGCGACTGTGGACCTGGCCGATCTGGCCGTTTTTCAGCAGCTATTCGCCCGGTGA
- a CDS encoding FG-GAP repeat protein, protein MASFVLFPNLANAHEVLPAAAAATVYGGPFGGLDWGRPVAIGDLDGDGYDDVIIGDSRSWGGVLSRVFVFRGGPGRHAQGFVDLTSTNADQVILGATLDDNLGASLATGDVNGDGYADLLMCASTASEGGVNGRGIAYVVFGGPTFFQSSVRDLSVVGNWDLRILGPVAGGDMGGSNLLGGLDSQAAAIGNLNGDAYGDIVLGVHLATGAAVEAGRVYVVFGAPYPSGFTLNLAVASNYGVRIDGRARSDELGTVVLTGDLTGDGIDELIIPTEWQSRGVFTSEGAVYIFRGRTLWPTFIGLASTPADITLFGARTYDQLGAAAAVGDFNGDGILDLAAAAPGAELGALTTQRGDGIIYGLFGSTAYQTGVHSINYATASADFRLIGNSEQNLGTLLAVGDFNGDGTPDLAAAQRFSGGQTNGTIDIVFGHHLQPGAIFYAGVDTDLRILGGPQERIGFVLAAADLNADGVSELVFGSPFANSNRGKVAVLTYVHGDGNHDGAVDLSDFALMQVCATEALPAWGLPCALFDFDLDEAITASDLTGFDARLAGPVR, encoded by the coding sequence ATGGCGTCATTCGTGCTCTTTCCCAACCTCGCAAACGCCCATGAGGTGCTTCCCGCCGCCGCCGCCGCCACCGTCTACGGGGGGCCCTTCGGCGGCCTCGACTGGGGCCGGCCAGTCGCCATCGGCGATCTCGACGGCGATGGCTACGATGACGTCATCATCGGCGACAGCCGAAGCTGGGGGGGCGTGTTGAGTCGCGTTTTCGTCTTTCGCGGCGGCCCTGGCCGACATGCACAGGGCTTCGTCGACCTTACCAGCACCAATGCCGACCAGGTCATCCTGGGAGCGACTCTCGACGACAACCTCGGGGCTTCACTCGCGACCGGAGACGTCAACGGAGATGGCTATGCCGACCTGCTGATGTGTGCCTCGACCGCCAGCGAGGGCGGCGTGAACGGCCGCGGAATCGCTTATGTCGTCTTTGGCGGTCCCACCTTTTTTCAATCCTCTGTCCGTGACCTGAGCGTAGTCGGCAACTGGGACTTGCGTATCCTCGGTCCGGTGGCCGGGGGTGACATGGGCGGGTCCAACCTGCTAGGTGGCCTGGATTCGCAGGCGGCTGCCATCGGCAACCTCAACGGTGACGCCTACGGTGATATCGTCCTCGGCGTGCACCTCGCGACGGGCGCGGCGGTCGAAGCCGGCCGTGTCTACGTAGTCTTCGGCGCCCCTTACCCGAGTGGGTTCACCCTCAATCTGGCGGTCGCCTCGAACTACGGGGTGCGGATCGACGGCCGGGCCCGCTCCGATGAACTCGGCACCGTGGTCCTGACCGGCGATCTCACGGGCGACGGGATCGACGAGCTCATCATTCCGACCGAATGGCAGAGCCGCGGCGTCTTTACTTCGGAGGGCGCCGTGTACATCTTCCGCGGACGCACCCTCTGGCCGACGTTCATCGGCCTGGCCTCCACCCCGGCGGATATCACACTCTTCGGTGCGCGCACCTATGACCAGCTCGGCGCCGCCGCCGCGGTCGGGGATTTCAACGGGGACGGTATTCTCGACCTGGCCGCGGCCGCACCGGGGGCCGAACTGGGCGCCCTGACGACCCAGCGCGGCGACGGCATCATCTACGGCCTGTTTGGATCGACCGCCTACCAGACCGGCGTGCATTCCATTAACTACGCGACCGCCAGCGCGGATTTCCGCCTCATCGGAAATTCCGAACAAAATCTTGGTACGCTGCTCGCGGTGGGTGACTTCAACGGAGATGGCACGCCGGACCTCGCGGCCGCCCAGCGTTTCTCCGGCGGGCAAACAAACGGCACGATCGACATCGTGTTCGGGCACCACCTGCAACCCGGTGCGATCTTCTACGCGGGCGTGGACACCGATCTCCGGATCCTGGGTGGCCCCCAGGAGCGGATCGGCTTCGTGCTCGCGGCGGCCGACCTCAATGCCGATGGGGTGAGCGAATTGGTCTTCGGTTCCCCCTTCGCGAACAGCAACCGCGGCAAAGTCGCCGTGCTGACTTACGTACACGGCGACGGGAACCACGATGGTGCCGTGGATCTCTCGGACTTCGCGCTCATGCAGGTCTGCGCAACAGAAGCTCTCCCAGCTTGGGGACTGCCTTGCGCACTGTTCGACTTCGACCTTGATGAGGCCATCACCGCATCGGACCTGACCGGTTTCGATGCCCGCCTTGCCGGTCCGGTCCGGTAG
- a CDS encoding peptide chain release factor 3 yields the protein MLDHYNRRRTFAIISHPDAGKTTLTEKFLLYGGAVQLAGSVTARKNQRATNSDWMELERQRGISVSSTVLQFDYRGYCINLLDTPGHKDFSEDTYRVLTAVDSVVMVIDAAKGIETQTRKLFEICRRRGVPIFTFMNKLDRPARDPLDLLDELERVLGLHAYAVNWPLGNGPHFRGLFDRLRQQLHLFEATPGGAYRAPVAVSSMTDPQVRSCVEEHAYRTAVEELAMLDAAGAAFEAEAVLRGELTPVFFGSASNNFGVQLLLDGYLAYAPPPRARRAQCGLIAPDSTPFSGFVFKLQANMDPKHRDCIAFVRICSGRFDRSMTVLHQQTGSRFRLSSSHKLFARERETVDVAYAGDVIGIVGHPEFRVGDTLTEDPRIIYHEIPRFPPECFAFLHAPGAAQQKRFRSGLQQLLQEGVVQVLQLDAARQSAPLLGAVGPLQFDVVQYRLESEYGAASRLEPAPWERLRWIDPRIDPEMMHTAVLPSRSALATDSYGQRVALFCSDWDLSYFQSKHPGFPLADVPYPDDGMAANP from the coding sequence ATGCTCGACCACTACAATCGCCGTCGCACCTTTGCGATCATCTCGCACCCGGATGCCGGCAAAACGACCCTAACCGAGAAGTTCCTGTTGTACGGTGGGGCTGTGCAACTGGCCGGCTCGGTCACGGCCCGCAAAAACCAGCGGGCCACCAACTCGGACTGGATGGAACTCGAACGCCAGCGTGGCATCTCCGTCAGCTCCACCGTCCTCCAGTTCGACTACCGTGGATACTGCATCAACCTGCTAGACACCCCTGGACACAAAGATTTCTCAGAGGATACCTATCGGGTGCTGACAGCGGTCGACTCGGTGGTGATGGTCATCGACGCGGCGAAGGGTATTGAGACACAGACCCGCAAGCTGTTCGAGATCTGCCGCCGCCGTGGCGTGCCGATCTTCACCTTCATGAACAAACTGGACCGGCCGGCGCGCGACCCCCTCGACCTGCTCGACGAGTTGGAGCGAGTACTTGGACTGCATGCTTACGCCGTGAACTGGCCGTTGGGCAATGGTCCGCACTTCCGCGGCCTCTTCGACCGGCTCCGTCAGCAGTTGCACCTGTTCGAAGCCACACCGGGTGGCGCCTACCGTGCCCCGGTCGCCGTATCGTCCATGACCGATCCCCAGGTCCGGTCATGCGTCGAGGAGCACGCCTACCGAACGGCTGTCGAGGAGCTGGCGATGCTGGATGCGGCTGGTGCCGCGTTTGAGGCCGAGGCCGTGCTGCGAGGAGAACTGACGCCGGTATTCTTCGGCAGCGCGAGCAACAATTTCGGGGTACAACTGCTGCTCGACGGCTACCTCGCGTACGCACCGCCACCCCGGGCGCGCCGTGCGCAGTGCGGTCTGATCGCGCCCGACAGCACCCCCTTCTCGGGCTTCGTCTTCAAATTGCAGGCGAACATGGACCCGAAGCACCGCGACTGCATCGCATTCGTCCGTATCTGCTCCGGGCGGTTCGATCGCAGCATGACCGTGCTGCATCAGCAAACCGGCAGCCGCTTCCGCTTGTCGAGCTCACACAAGCTGTTCGCGCGCGAACGCGAAACCGTCGACGTCGCGTATGCCGGCGACGTGATCGGAATCGTCGGTCACCCGGAGTTCCGCGTCGGGGACACGCTCACCGAAGATCCCCGCATCATCTACCATGAGATTCCCCGCTTTCCGCCCGAGTGCTTCGCCTTCCTGCACGCTCCGGGTGCGGCTCAGCAGAAGCGCTTTCGGTCAGGTCTGCAGCAACTCCTCCAGGAAGGTGTGGTGCAGGTACTGCAACTGGATGCAGCCCGGCAGAGCGCGCCGCTTCTCGGGGCCGTCGGGCCGCTGCAGTTCGATGTTGTGCAGTATCGCCTCGAGTCGGAGTACGGCGCGGCCTCACGCCTCGAGCCCGCCCCCTGGGAGCGTCTGCGGTGGATCGATCCGCGCATCGATCCGGAAATGATGCACACCGCAGTGTTGCCGAGCCGGTCGGCACTGGCAACCGATTCCTACGGGCAGCGTGTCGCACTGTTTTGCAGCGACTGGGACCTGAGCTACTTCCAGTCGAAACATCCCGGATTTCCCCTGGCCGATGTGCCATATCCCGATGATGGGATGGCAGCAAATCCCTGA
- a CDS encoding B12-binding domain-containing radical SAM protein — protein sequence MNILLISPTVPDTFWSFRHVLPLASKKAAFPPLGLLTIAAMLPPDWQLRLVDLNVAALRDRDIAWADYVFVSAMLVHEESTRQVLNRCQAHGKTVVAGGPLFTTAAERFPSVPHIVIGEAEAIMPHLIADLRAGNLQPRYHDERKPELSATPVPRWDLIRLRDYATMALQFSRGCPFDCEFCDIVAVYGRTTRTKEPEQFVRELDALWTAGWREGVFVVDDNFIGHRPKAKALLRRLAEWQAARPHPLPLLTEASLNLADDPELLHLMVAAGFKKVFVGVETPDEESLSECGKVQNTRRDLVASVRIIQRAGLEVMGGFIVGFDHDEHGIFERQSRFIQDAGVVTAMVGVLNALPRTRLFERLKAEGRLLCESTGNNLDAVLNFIPKMDREMLLAGYRELVRRLYAPSAYYRRIHTFLRTYRPQGPRPQRSWSEIRAFVQSFWVLGVRHRGRRAYWSFMLQAGWRYPRAFGEAMSLAIIGHHFRKVAAQL from the coding sequence ATGAACATCCTGCTCATTTCACCCACGGTGCCCGATACCTTCTGGAGCTTCCGGCACGTGCTTCCGTTGGCCTCGAAGAAGGCCGCTTTTCCCCCGCTCGGCCTGTTGACCATCGCGGCGATGCTGCCGCCGGATTGGCAGTTGCGGCTGGTCGACCTGAATGTTGCAGCGCTTCGTGATCGCGACATTGCCTGGGCCGACTACGTGTTCGTCTCTGCCATGCTGGTCCATGAGGAATCTACACGCCAGGTGCTGAATCGCTGCCAGGCGCACGGGAAAACCGTGGTGGCCGGCGGCCCGCTTTTTACGACAGCCGCGGAGCGCTTTCCCAGTGTGCCGCACATCGTGATCGGTGAGGCCGAAGCCATCATGCCGCACCTCATTGCGGACCTGCGCGCCGGTAACTTGCAGCCGCGCTACCACGATGAGCGCAAACCTGAGCTCTCGGCAACGCCGGTGCCCCGCTGGGATCTGATCCGCCTGCGCGACTACGCGACGATGGCGCTGCAGTTTTCGCGCGGCTGCCCCTTCGATTGTGAGTTCTGTGACATCGTGGCCGTCTATGGCCGCACTACGCGCACCAAGGAGCCGGAGCAGTTCGTGCGTGAGCTCGATGCGCTGTGGACGGCGGGCTGGCGGGAAGGGGTGTTTGTCGTCGACGACAATTTCATCGGCCACCGCCCGAAGGCGAAGGCGTTGCTGCGGCGGTTGGCGGAGTGGCAGGCCGCCCGGCCACACCCGCTGCCGCTGCTGACCGAGGCCTCGCTGAATCTCGCCGACGATCCGGAATTGCTGCACCTGATGGTGGCGGCGGGCTTCAAGAAGGTATTCGTTGGCGTAGAGACGCCGGATGAGGAGAGTCTCTCCGAGTGCGGCAAGGTGCAGAACACGCGACGAGACCTGGTTGCTTCTGTGCGGATCATTCAACGTGCCGGGCTCGAGGTCATGGGTGGCTTCATTGTCGGCTTTGACCACGACGAACATGGGATCTTTGAGCGCCAGTCGCGTTTCATTCAGGATGCTGGTGTTGTCACGGCCATGGTGGGCGTGCTCAATGCGCTGCCACGCACGCGCCTTTTTGAGCGTCTGAAGGCCGAAGGTCGCCTGCTCTGTGAGAGTACCGGCAACAACCTCGATGCGGTGCTGAACTTCATCCCGAAGATGGACCGCGAGATGCTCCTGGCCGGCTACCGTGAACTCGTGCGGCGTCTTTACGCTCCATCAGCGTACTACCGACGGATACATACATTCCTGCGTACCTACCGTCCGCAAGGACCGCGACCACAGCGGAGCTGGAGCGAAATCCGGGCCTTTGTACAGTCGTTTTGGGTTCTCGGGGTACGACACCGCGGACGGCGGGCGTACTGGTCCTTCATGCTGCAAGCGGGGTGGCGCTATCCCCGGGCCTTCGGCGAGGCGATGAGTCTGGCGATTATCGGCCACCACTTCCGGAAAGTGGCGGCACAACTGTAG
- a CDS encoding PA0069 family radical SAM protein has translation MEDADFTYRDALLRGPAHRRAAGLNPGNRFEPVRLHILGEELDRQFIDEERPDGALPRVARQVFADRTQRIINRVAPTSDVPFDWTLNPYRGCEHGCIYCFARPYHEYLGFSSGLDFETKLIAKPEAARLLRAELAAPGWQAEPIVMSAITDVYQPIEHQLRLTRQCLEVLADCAQPVTSLTKSALILRDADLWSRLAALNAGRVCVTLVTLDAELAAKLEPRASSPTGRLRVIRELTAIGVPVSVIVSPIIPGLTDTEVPQILAAAAEAGARSAAWALLRLPYQIKALFLDWLKRSLQPARARQVEALIRRASGGKLYDASVARHRGRGARAEQIAQTFDLFTRRYGLCRDAPPLSSAHFRRPRGQGQGRLFE, from the coding sequence ATGGAAGATGCTGATTTTACGTACCGTGACGCACTCCTGCGCGGGCCGGCACACCGACGTGCGGCCGGGTTGAATCCCGGTAACCGCTTCGAGCCCGTCCGCTTGCACATCCTCGGCGAGGAGCTCGATCGGCAGTTCATCGACGAGGAGCGTCCCGACGGCGCTTTGCCGCGGGTCGCGCGGCAGGTCTTCGCCGATCGCACGCAACGGATCATCAACCGCGTTGCGCCGACCTCGGATGTCCCCTTCGATTGGACCCTGAATCCGTATCGCGGCTGCGAGCACGGCTGCATCTACTGCTTCGCCCGGCCGTACCACGAGTATCTCGGCTTCAGTTCTGGCCTGGATTTCGAGACGAAGCTGATTGCGAAACCCGAAGCCGCCCGCTTGCTGCGAGCGGAACTGGCGGCGCCGGGCTGGCAGGCCGAGCCGATCGTCATGTCCGCGATTACGGATGTTTACCAGCCGATCGAGCACCAGCTCCGCCTCACCCGCCAATGCCTGGAAGTGCTTGCAGATTGCGCTCAGCCGGTGACGTCGCTGACCAAGAGCGCCCTTATCCTGCGGGATGCTGATTTATGGTCACGACTCGCGGCGCTGAACGCCGGGCGGGTCTGTGTCACGCTTGTCACCTTGGACGCTGAGCTGGCGGCGAAACTGGAACCGCGAGCGTCATCGCCAACCGGCCGGTTGCGTGTCATCCGGGAATTAACCGCAATCGGCGTACCCGTTTCGGTGATCGTGTCGCCGATCATCCCCGGCCTGACGGATACGGAGGTACCGCAGATCCTGGCGGCAGCCGCGGAGGCCGGCGCCCGGAGTGCGGCATGGGCGTTGCTGCGGCTGCCATACCAGATCAAGGCATTGTTTCTCGACTGGTTGAAACGGTCACTCCAGCCCGCACGAGCACGGCAGGTGGAAGCACTCATTCGTCGGGCCAGCGGCGGCAAGTTGTACGATGCATCTGTCGCCCGCCACCGTGGCCGCGGCGCGCGGGCCGAGCAGATCGCTCAGACTTTTGACTTGTTCACACGCCGCTACGGGCTGTGCCGTGACGCACCACCGTTATCCTCGGCACACTTTCGCCGGCCCCGGGGGCAAGGACAGGGGCGGCTGTTCGAGTAA